From the genome of Candidatus Binatus sp.:
CGCAGCGAAAGTCCCGCCGGTTGGCTGGGAGAGAAACAAACTGGGGGATTGGACCGGGCGCAAGTAAAGCTATGGTTACACGCTGGCCAGCCTGGCTCAGGCAAGTGATCTTCGCCACGCCCCTTAACAGAATATTGACACCTGCCGCGAGCGCCTCTTCAGAAAGGATAACCTCGCGCCTTCTGAAGTTTGCTGAATTGAGGCCGCTCGCAAGCTCTTGCAATGCGTCGGGCGAGAGAAACGACAAGGGTTTCAACCGATTCAACAAATCGAGGTCGGTGTGAGGCGCGTTTTTCTGTCCGTCCATTTTCCCTTCCTCCAGCAACTAACCAAGGCGCTTATCGAGAGTTGGTCCAGATTGCCTTATTTCATATTGACCACGATTCAGATTTCCTTATACGCCAAACGCGCTACTTGTGCCAAGTCCACGCCCGGTTTTTCACTCCGGAGCACGGCCCAACCCCTGCACCCGTGGCGGAAAGAAAATGAGCCGAGGACCCCCGGCTCCGAAATCTCCGGGGCCATTCCCACGAGCGTTTCCGCTCTCGCGCTTCGCCGCCCGCGCGAGTAGCTTCTTTTCATCCGAGCGGCCGGCAGCGCGACAACCATACGCGGAGGTATGATGCATATGTACGGAAATCAGGGACTCGAGATAGTGACGCTGCTGGCGTTGCTCGAATACTCGATACTCGGCCTGATGGTTGGACAAGCGCGACATAAATATGGCGTCGAGGCGCCCGCCACCACCGGCAATCCCGACTTCGAGCGGCACTTCCGTGTGCATATGAACACGCTCGAGAGTCTGATCGTCTTCATCCCGGCATTGTGGATTTTCTCGCTGTCGGTGAACTATCACTTCGGCGTCGCACTCGGATTGTTGTTCGTGATCGCGCGGATCATCTACGCCTTGGGCTACTTGAGCGCGCCGGCCAAGCGCGCGCCTGGCGCAATCGCCACCGCCGTGATCAACGCCATCCTCGTGCTGGGCAGCTTGATCGGAATCGCAATCAAAGCCCTCTAACAAACTTCGATTTTTCCGGCGCCTCAAATGGCGAGGAGTTGGAGGTTTCTCCTTACACAGGTGCAGGGACCGGGGCCCCTGCCCGCTGCTTTACCCCGGCGGGCGCCGCGGCTAAAGTCTCTAAGTTCACGATTCCATTTTTGATTCATCATCAAGGAGAATTCGCTTATGGCGGAAGAACGCAAAGGCGCCGTTACGATGCGGGGAAACCCGATGACCCTGGTCGGCCCCGAAATCAAGGTCGGACAAAAGGCACCCAACTTCAACGTCGTCGGCAAGGGGATGCAGCCCGCGACGCTCGACCAGTTCAAGGGCAAGGTCAAAATCATCTCCAGCGTCCCCTCGCTCGACACTCCAGTCTGCGACGCCGAGACGCGCCGCTTCAACGTGGAAGCGAGCAAGCTGCCCGGCGACGTCCAGATTCTCACCATCTCGATGGATCTGCCGTTTGCGCAGGCGCGATGGTGCGGCGCGGCCGGCGTGGACAAGATCACCACGCTCAGCGACTGGCGCAGCGCGAGTTTCGGCACCGGCTACGGCACGTTGATCAAGGAGCTGCATCTGCTCGCGCGCTGCGTTTTCGTGGTGGATAAGAACGACAAGGTCACCTACGTCGAATACGTCAAGGAAGTCGCCGAGCAGCCCAACTTCGAAGCTGCGCTGGAAGCGGCCAGGAAAGCCGCCGCAGCCTGACTGCGATTCATCCCGCGGGCGGACGTGTCACAGACGCGTCCGCCCGTGATAGATATTCTTCCTCATGCCGGCCGATGCGCCCAATCGCCACGCCTTCACCGACGCGCTCAAGCGCGGCCTCTACGAGGCGATCTTCCGCCGCCGCGACATCCGGGAGTTCATTTCCGATCCTATTCCCGACGATGTCCTGGCGCGCGTGCTGACCGCGGCCCATCATGCCGCCAGCGTCGGCTTCACGCAGCCGTGGGACTTCATCGTCGTGCGCAGCCTCGAGCGGCGCCGCCGGGTGAAGGATATTTTTGAAAACGAGCGCCAAAAAAACGCGGCTCAGTTCAGCGGCGAGCGCCGCGAAAAATATCTCTCGCTCAAGCTCGAAGGCATCCTCGAAGCTCCGCTCAACCTGATCGTCACCTGCAAGCCCAATCGCTTCGGTCCCGCCGTGCTCGGCAAGACCAGCATCCGCGATGTCGAGATTTACTCGGCGTGTCTGGCGGTCGAAAATCTTTGGCTCACGGCGCGCGCCGAGGGCCTGGGGATGGGATGGGTCAGCATCATGCGCAACGACGCGCTCGCCGAAATTTTCGGCATCCCGGATGACGTCATTCCCATCGCCTATCTATGCCTCGGCTACGTCCGCGCGTTTCCCGACCGCCCCGTACTCGCCAGCGCACAATGGGCCGATCGATTGCCGCCGCGCTCCCTGATTCACTTCGATTCGTGGAGCGACGCGAGCGAGCGAAGCTCGACCGCCGCCGATTCGCTGCTCAGGAAGATCGACGACCATTCCATCTGGCTCGCGATCTTTCCCGAAGATTCACCTGACCGACCGCCCTCGCGCGACTGAATTCGCAGCCACAGCACTGCTTGCGGGCTGGAGCGGGGCGTGATGCGATCACGCGGCCATGTCTTTGCTCGACCAAACTATCGCCTCGATCCTCCCGCTCGACAACGAAGCGGCGTGGGCCGCCGACGCGCGTCTGAACTCCCTGACCAAGCCGCCCCGCAGTCTTGGCCATCTCGAAGAACTCGTGCGCCGCTACGCCGCAATCCGCCACGACGAATCGGTAAAGTCCGGACGCGGTGCGATTGCCGTCTTCGTCGCCGATCACGGCGTCGCGGACGAGGGCGTCAGCGCATTCCCGCAGGCCGTCACGGCCGAGATGCTCCGCAACATCGCCGCCGGCGGCGCCGCAATCAGCGTGCTCGCGCGCCGCTTCGGTTACCCGCTCAAAGTCGTCGATGTCGGCGTCAAGATCGATACCAGCACCGAGCCGCTTAAGGGCGTGACTTATCGGCGCGTCGGCGCCGGCACTCGCAACTTCCTCGACGGCCCGGCGATGACGCCGGAGGATACGACGCGTGCGCTCGAAGTGGGAATCGACATCGCCCGCGGGCTCGCCGATAGCGGAGCGACGTTGATCGGCATCGGCGAGATGGGAATCGCGAACAGTACGCCAGCCGCCGCGATCCTTTCGGCGCTAACCGCGATCCCGCCGGACTCGATGGTGGGGCGAGGCACCGGACTCGATGACGCCGGCGTGCGCCGCAAGATCGAAGTGGTCGTGCGCGCGCTCGAGCTGCATCGCGCGGCGACGGCGTCGGGCCAGTCGATGCTGGCTGCGCTCGGCGGTTTCGAGATCGCTGCGATGGCCGGGGTGTGCATCGGCGGCGCCGCACTCAATGTCCCGATCGTGGTTGACGGTTTCATCGCGACGGCGGCCGCCGCGGTCGCGGAGAAGATTCATCCGGGATTGTTCGATCATCTCTTTTTCAGCCATCGCTCCTCCGAGGGCGGCCATGCGCTCGCGCTCGAGCACTTCAAGCTCCGTCCCATTCTCGATCTCGACCTCAGATTGGGCGAAGGCACCGGCGCCGCACTCGCGATGAACGTGATCGAATCCGCGCTCGACTTGTTCCACAACATGGCGACGTTCGCGGGCGCGGGCGTCTCCGGCAAAGTGCGATGAGCGACGACGCGAGCGCGCCGGCCGGCGACGCCATGCTCGCGAGCGGCTTCTTTACGGAACTGCGGCTCGCAATCAGCTTCCTTACCATTGTGCCGGTGATCGATCGCCGTCGCGCATCCAAGGACGCCGTCGCGGCATCGTTCGCATGGTTCCCGATTGTCGGTTTCGTTCTCGGCGCCGCGCTCACCGCCGAGGATTGGCTGCTCGCTCACGTCTTTGCGCAGGTGATTCGCTCGGTTCTCATCATCGTCTCTCTCACCGTCGTCACCGGCGCGATTCATCTCGACGGATTGGCGGACACGGCCGACGCGCTCGGCGCGGGACGCGATCGCGAGCGCGCGCTCGAGATTCTCCGCGACAGCCGCGTCGGGACTTTCGGCGCGAGCGCAATTTTCTTCGATTTGACGCTCAAAATCCTCGCGCTCTCGACTCTGGCGGGTCAGCGCCGATACGCCGCTCTGCTGCTGGCGCCGATGCTCGCGCGTTGGGCGATGCTCCTGGTCGCCTCGGGATTGGTCTATCTGCGCTCCTGCGGCTCAGGATCGACGCTGCTCGGCAACCAAAGCAAAAGCCTGGGCTCCCGCGCTGTCTTCGTCGCGATTTTCACACTCGCCGTTGTGCCGATGCTGGGTGCGTTGCGCGCGGTCGCTCTTGTCACCGCGGTCGCAATAGTAATCGTGTTCAAGATGCGCTGGTTCTACCGGCGATGGCTGGGAGGAGTGACGGGTGACTTGATCGGCGCGTGCGGCGAGCTGGTCGAGATTGCGGTCCTCATCACGATGGCATCGTGACGCTCACTTCAGTTTGAGCGGATATCCCGCGACCATCAGCAGCGCCTGCTCCGCGACGGCCGCGACTTTCTGATTGGTCCATCCCAGCAGATCGCGAAAACGGCGCGACGCCGCGTGATCCGTCGGCACGATTCCCGCTCCAACTTCATCGGTCACGACGATGCTCGCGAACGACGCATCCTTCAGCGCCGCCGCCAGCTTGTCCGCCTCCGCGAGAATGGTCCCGTCCATCTCGCGGCGCTGCATCAGGTTGGATATCCATAGCGTCAGGCAATCGAGCACTACCAGGTCCGCGCGATCGCCGAGCCGCTCGAGCGCGGCGACCACCTGGACCGGCTCTTCGACGGTCTGAAAGTCCGGCGGTCGCGTCGTTTGATGAAATTCGATTCGCGCCGTCATTTCTTCATCGAGCGCCTGCCCGGTCGCGACGAAGAATCTGCGTTGATATGGGAGCGCAAGCTTCAACGCCTGCATACTCTTGCCGCTTCGAGCGCCGCCGGTGATTAGCGTTACCGTGCCCATGCGAATCACCAAGCGTACACGATCGCGTCGCGCGTGACGAAAATTTCCGCTCTGCGCGAACTCGCCTTGACTGCGAACCGCGCCGCGCATAAGTTCTGCGTCGCACCCGGTGCTCGGGAAGCCGGTTAAAATCCGGCGCTGCCCCGCAACTGTGTGGGGGGACGACGGCCTATCATGCCACCGCTTAGGCGGGAAGGCGGGCCCGAGGACGAACCCCAAGCCAGGAGACCGGCCGGGTCATTAACTGTCTGCCTTCCGCGGGGAGGGTGGCCTCAGGCACGGTTTTCCTGAAGCCCGATCCCTCGAATCGCGAGGCGTCGGGTTTTTCTTTTTTGTTGCCCGACCGCTCCCCCGCGCGCCGGCAGCCTTTGAGCTCGGAGGGAGTTCATGCAGTTTTCTAGTTGGATCCTGTCGACAATAGTTGCGATATCGCTGTTCGCGCCGATCGCGCGGGCCCAGGAGCCTGCGTCGGCGCCGTCGCCGGCGCAAACTCAGACCAAGTCCGCGCCGGCAAAGCCGAAGGCCGCGCCGCCGGCGACGCCGCCCAAGAAACAGGAGGCGCAGAAGCTCAATCCGGTGGTCGTCACCGCAACCAGGATCGAGCAGCCGATCGCCGACATCGGTACCACGATCACGGTCGTCGAAGACCCGCAAATCCAGGAGCAGAAAATCGACCGGGTCGGCGACGTGCTCCGCCAGGTGCCCGGCCTGCAGGTCACCCAGAGCGGCTCGCCCGGCTCGGTCACCGACGTATCGATTCGCGGCGCGACCTCGGCACAGACGCTGATCCTTGTCGACGGGGTCGAAGTCAACTCGGGCGCGACCGGCGGCTTCGACCTGGCCAACCTGACGACCGACAATCTCGATCGCATCGAGGTTTTGCGCGGCGCGGGCGGTTCGTTGTACGGCTCGCAGGCGATCGGCGGCGTCGTCAATGTGCTCTCGCGGGAGGGCGAGGGCGCTCCGACAGCGAGCCTGGTTTCAGCGGGCGGCAATCGCGCGACCAGCCAGCAGGTCGCCACCGTCAGCGGCGCCGACGGAAATCTCCATTACTCGGGCGCGGTGTCGTACTTCTCGACCGAGGGGTTTCGTCCGGTCAACGACAACTCGGACAACCTCTCGCTCTCGTCTCGGCTCGATTACCATCTCGGCGACGACACCGTGATCCGCGGCTTTGCGCGCTATAGCGCGTCGAACGTGAGCCTGCCCAATTTTCTGGTGTTTGATGGCGTGCCGCTCGATCCGACGGCGCACGACCGCAACGAGTTCATGCTGTTCAAGGGCGAGGTCGAGCATCACTTCGGCGAAAACCTGATGGTGCGCGCGAGCGCGTTTTTCGTGCGCCAGGACCTGCGCCTGAACGCGCCGCCATTTCCGGCAGGCAAGGTTTTCGGAGCACCCTATTTCGAGACGGATTCGATTCCCGACGAGACTCGCGGCGGCCTCGCCGAGGCGATCTACACTTGGACAGAAGGCTTTCGCACGGTGGCCGGCTTCGATTTCAAGGATCGATGGGTCCGCTCGGGCAGCTCCTGCACCTTTTGCGAGCCCGTGTCTCCGTTCGGGGCGGGAACGACCACATTCCACGCGCGCCGCCAGGAATACGCGGGATACCTCGAGCAGGAGGGCAGTTTCCTCGACGGCCACCTTCTCGTCACCGGCGGATTTCGCGTCGATGGCAACAGCCAGTTCGGCAAGGAGGTCAGCCCCGCGTGGTCGGTCGCGATTCCGATTACAAAAATCTCGACCACCTTGCGCGGCAGCTACAGCGAAGGTTTTCGCGCGCCCGCATTCAACGAGCTGTACTACCCGAACTACGGCAATCCCAATCTGCAGCCCGAGATTTCCAGCGAGTACGACGGCGGATTCACCACCAACTTCGGCGAGCGCGCCTCTCTGACCGCGACCTACTTCTCGCGCCGCGTGCACAACCTGATTGTCACCGTGCCATGCAAGTACGGCCCGTCGTGTCTTTTCGGTGCGGAAGCGGGCAACGCGGCGCGCGTGGACGTGCAGGGCGTCGAGGTCGTTCCGAGCCTCACCATCGTCAAGGGACTGACGCTGAGCGGCAACGTGACCGTGCTCGACGAGACGCATAAAGATGCGCCGCTCAACTTCGCCAAGGCGTTTTTGACCCCGCCGCGTCCGCTGCGGGTGGCGAAGCACACCGCGTCGGCGCTGCTGCAATACGTGCGGAGCGCGAATTTTCTCCCCAACGATCGAATCACGGCCAGCGTCAATTACATCTTCGTCGGCGATCGCGACGACATCACGGTGAGCGGAGTTCCACCCATCGCGAATCACGCCGCGTACAATCTTGTCAGCGCGGTCGTGTCGTACGCGATGGGAATCCCGCTCAGCCATGTGAACAACGAGGAGGTTTTCGCGCGCGTGTCGAACCTGATGGACCGCGACTATTCGGAAGCGTTCGGATTTCCCGCGCCGACGATTAACGTGCTGGCGGGGGTGAAGCTGGATTTCGATTAGCGCCGCGCGCGCGTCAGAAGCCGATCGCCTGCTCGGTCGCGAACGACTGTCCTGTCGTAAGAGGACCGGACGTATCCGGTTCCAGGGACTGAGGGCCAACCGGAAGCTCCGGGGGGGAGCGGAGTGTTCATCGGGGTCGGTGTCGCGGCTCCTGATGGCGCTGGCGCGGGGCCACCGGCGGCGGACGGTTGAGCCGCCCCGCTGAACGCGCCTGAGATCATGCGACAGTTTTCGTACTCCGAATAAGGAACAGGCGTCACCGCTTTAATCTGCTCCGGGCTCATCTTTTGGATTGCCGCGACATCGCTGAACACAGTCCGGCAATGCTCCCGCAGCGCCGTCCATTGGCCTTGAGTCCCGCCATCGGCGGTCCAGAACTGAGGTGGCTTTTCAGGAATGGAGCCTACCCGAGCATTAGTGGTGGGCACTGCGGAGGGCGACTGCGCGCCTACACTTGCCACGATCAGCGCTGCGCCTATTACGACCACAAACACGATTGCTGCGGTTTTTACCACGTTCATATTCTTCTCCGTTCGCTTACGGACCGAATGGCACTCACGACACATCTTCATGACCGAGAGTTAACTTCATCCGACCCTATCTCTCCCTGTAACGATCCCGGTTCAGGAATGAACTATTCAGCCTGCTCGCGCCGCCCACGACGTGCTATCCGATCCGCTATGGACAGCAGTCATCACAATCGCGGCCGCCATGACTCCGCATCGGGCAACCTCCGCTTCCGAATATTGATTTTTACGGAACAAAGCTAGCAATGGGGGTATGCCAGTAAGTGGACCACAACCAGTGGTAGGAATTGCCTTTTCTTCACTCAATTGACCAGTCGGAATTGCTCACGTGACGACAGCAAAGAGTCCCGCATCAAGCTCCCCTTGCCTGCTCGGCCGCAAAATATCGCTCGAAGATTGCACGGATCCGGTCGCGCCGCTGCGCCAGCTCGGCCAGCATTCGCGCCGCGCCGCTTCGCCCTTCGAATCCCATCCGGCGCGCCAGCGGGCGCAGAGCAACCACCGAGGTCGGGACGGCCCAGGCCGGCTGGTCGCTCTCGATACGGAGCCGATTTTCCAGGCGCGACAAGAATCGGTAGCCGTCTTCGAGAACGGCCGCGTCGGCGGGCGTCAGCAGGTGGAGGCCGTCGAGCGCCTCGAGCAAGCCCATCGTGTCGCGCACGCGCAGCTCCGGGCTGCGATGGCCGTGCGACAACGCCATCATTTGCGCAAGGAACTCGACGTCCACCAAGCCGCCGCGACCCTGCTTGATGTTCAGCCGCGTCTTGTTCTCGGCGCCGATCTCCTTCTCCATCCGCCGGCGCATCGCCGCTATTTCGCCGACCTCGGCCGCCGTCAGTCCGCGGCCGTACACGAATTCCTGGCGCGCCGCTTCGACCTCGCGGCCCAGTTCCCGGTCGCCGGTTATCACCCGCGCGCGCACCAGCGCCTGGCGCTCCCAGACCGCTGAACTTTGTCGATGATAGTCGCGAAACCCGGCCAGCGAGGTGACCAGCGGGCCCGCGTTACCCGACGGGCGCAGCCGCAGGTCGAGCTTGTAGGCGTAGCCCTCGCGCGTGCGCGATTCGAGGATTGCGATCAACTTCTGCGTGATTCGCGACGCGATTTCCCGGCTGCCGGCGGCGACTTCCGCGCGATCGTCGTAAACAAAGATCAGGTCGAGGTCGGAGTTGTATGACATTTCACTGGCGCCGAGCCGGCCCATCGCAATCGCGCACAGCCGCATCGTGGCGGGAATCGGGAAGCGAGCCTCGGTCTGAATCCGCGCGAGCGACATCGCCTCGTCCAGCACCGTTTCGGCCAGACTCGTGAGTTCGCGTTGGACGTCGAACAGTTCGAGATCCCCGGCCAGGTCGGCGATCGCGATGCGCAGGAATTCCTGATGCCGAAATGCGCGGAGCGCGTCGAGCTTGCTCTCGAAATCCGGACTCGCCGCGATCAATCCCGCCAACTCATCGCGCAGTTCAGCCGGACTGCGCCGCGTCGCCGCGAGATCGGAGCGCACCAGAGTATCGAGCATGTCGGGATGGCGGATGAAGATGGTGGAGAGGTAGGCGCTCGAAGCGAACAGCCGCAGCACGATGCGCCGGGTCGCGGGATGCTGTTCGAGCAACGCCAGGAACGAGGTGCGCGCGCCGATCGCACCGATGAACTCGGCCAGATTCATCAGCGCCAGGTCCGGATCGGGCAGCCTGCTGATCTCGTCGATCAGCATCGGGCCAAGCCGCTCGAGCAACTCGCGACGGCGCGGACTGGTCGGGGCATGCGAGGGTCCGTGAGCCAGCAGCTCGAGCTGGCGCGCGCTTTCGTCAGCGCGCGCAAAGCCAAGCTCGCGCAGGTAGCGGGTCGAGGTATCCGGATCGAGCGCCGATCTCCACGCCGATTCCGCCGCGCCGGAGACCGAGCGCGTTGACTCTTCCTCGCCGCCGGCCAGCGTCTCGCGGAATTGCGTCGCAACCAGGGCCCGATGAGATTTCAGTTGCTCGCTGAATTTCTCGAGCGCTCCCGGCCCCTTGCCAAAACCCATTCGCGCCGCAAGCGCGCGCATCCCGTCATCATCGGCAGGCAACACGTGGGTTTGCAGGCCCGCGACGATTTGCAGCTTGTGCTCGACGTCGCGCAGGAACAGGTACGCGTCGGAAAGCTCGCGCGCGCGTTTCGACGGCAGATAGCCGAGTGAATCGAGCTTCTCGAGCGCGCCGACGGTCTGCTCGGTTCGAAGCCGGGGATCGCGTCCACCGTAAATCAGGGTGAGCGCTTGCACGATGAATTCGAGCTCGCGGATTCCGCCGCGGCCGAGCTTGATGTTGCGCTCGATCATCGCGGGCGTTTTCAGTTCCGCCTCGATCTGCCGCTTCATCGCGCGCAACTGGCGCAGCGTGTCGAAATCCAGGTAGCTGCGAAACACAAAGTGATTCAGCTCCGCGCGTAGTTGGTGCCCGATTTCGAGCGCGCCGGCGACCGGCCGCGCGCGCAGCAGTGCCGCCCGTTCCCACGTCTGTCCGACGCTCTCGTAATAGTTGATCGCACCTTCAATCGGCGTCACCAGCGGCGCGGAACGGCCGCCCGGCCGAAGCCGCAGATCGATTCGAAAGCATCCCGCCGATAAAATTTCGGTAAACCATTCACCCAGGCGCGACGCCGCTTCGGAACTATCCGGCGAACCCGACGAGGCATGAAGATAGACCAAATCGACGTCCGAGCTGAGGTTCAGTTCGCGCGCGCCCAGCTTGCCCATCGCCAGGATGCAGAATCGCCCAATCTCGCCCGCGCGTCCGCCCAGAAAGCCGGTCGCAAGTTCCAGCGCCGTGCCAATGCATTGGTCGGCCAGCTCCGACATCGCCAGCGCCGTTTCGCCGGCGCTCAGCCGGTCGAGCAGATCGGCAATCGCCACCTGGACCATCGTCGCGCGCATGAATCGCCCGAGCACCGCGGCTGCGCCATGCCTGTCCGGCGCGTCGATCCTGGCGCGCTCCTGGCGCATCGCGGCGACCAGCCCGTCGATGGTCTGGACGCGCGCGTCGAGAAAAATCTTCGCCCACCCGGGTCCGGCCAATGACAGTTCGGTCGCGATCAGCTCCGATGAGCCGAGGCAAAAGACCAGGTCGCTGCCCGCGGCGCGATCGCGCAGCACGCCTTTCAGCGCGGCGGCGGAATCTTCGGCGAGCTTGAGTAAAAACGCCAGCGCCAGCTGGTCGTCCGGCGCGCGCTCCTCGACGGCGGCCAGCGCCTGCTGCGCCAGGCGATCGTTGCCCAGCCTGTCCCTCAACCTTTTGGCCAGGACCGCGAGCTGCGGGGATTGCGCGTGCTTGCGTCGCATCACGTAAACGATAAC
Proteins encoded in this window:
- the cobU gene encoding bifunctional adenosylcobinamide kinase/adenosylcobinamide-phosphate guanylyltransferase; its protein translation is MGTVTLITGGARSGKSMQALKLALPYQRRFFVATGQALDEEMTARIEFHQTTRPPDFQTVEEPVQVVAALERLGDRADLVVLDCLTLWISNLMQRREMDGTILAEADKLAAALKDASFASIVVTDEVGAGIVPTDHAASRRFRDLLGWTNQKVAAVAEQALLMVAGYPLKLK
- the tpx gene encoding thiol peroxidase translates to MAEERKGAVTMRGNPMTLVGPEIKVGQKAPNFNVVGKGMQPATLDQFKGKVKIISSVPSLDTPVCDAETRRFNVEASKLPGDVQILTISMDLPFAQARWCGAAGVDKITTLSDWRSASFGTGYGTLIKELHLLARCVFVVDKNDKVTYVEYVKEVAEQPNFEAALEAARKAAAA
- a CDS encoding MAPEG family protein; its protein translation is MYGNQGLEIVTLLALLEYSILGLMVGQARHKYGVEAPATTGNPDFERHFRVHMNTLESLIVFIPALWIFSLSVNYHFGVALGLLFVIARIIYALGYLSAPAKRAPGAIATAVINAILVLGSLIGIAIKAL
- the cobS gene encoding adenosylcobinamide-GDP ribazoletransferase — its product is MSDDASAPAGDAMLASGFFTELRLAISFLTIVPVIDRRRASKDAVAASFAWFPIVGFVLGAALTAEDWLLAHVFAQVIRSVLIIVSLTVVTGAIHLDGLADTADALGAGRDRERALEILRDSRVGTFGASAIFFDLTLKILALSTLAGQRRYAALLLAPMLARWAMLLVASGLVYLRSCGSGSTLLGNQSKSLGSRAVFVAIFTLAVVPMLGALRAVALVTAVAIVIVFKMRWFYRRWLGGVTGDLIGACGELVEIAVLITMAS
- the glnE gene encoding bifunctional [glutamate--ammonia ligase]-adenylyl-L-tyrosine phosphorylase/[glutamate--ammonia-ligase] adenylyltransferase — translated: MAASVIVYVMRRKHAQSPQLAVLAKRLRDRLGNDRLAQQALAAVEERAPDDQLALAFLLKLAEDSAAALKGVLRDRAAGSDLVFCLGSSELIATELSLAGPGWAKIFLDARVQTIDGLVAAMRQERARIDAPDRHGAAAVLGRFMRATMVQVAIADLLDRLSAGETALAMSELADQCIGTALELATGFLGGRAGEIGRFCILAMGKLGARELNLSSDVDLVYLHASSGSPDSSEAASRLGEWFTEILSAGCFRIDLRLRPGGRSAPLVTPIEGAINYYESVGQTWERAALLRARPVAGALEIGHQLRAELNHFVFRSYLDFDTLRQLRAMKRQIEAELKTPAMIERNIKLGRGGIRELEFIVQALTLIYGGRDPRLRTEQTVGALEKLDSLGYLPSKRARELSDAYLFLRDVEHKLQIVAGLQTHVLPADDDGMRALAARMGFGKGPGALEKFSEQLKSHRALVATQFRETLAGGEEESTRSVSGAAESAWRSALDPDTSTRYLRELGFARADESARQLELLAHGPSHAPTSPRRRELLERLGPMLIDEISRLPDPDLALMNLAEFIGAIGARTSFLALLEQHPATRRIVLRLFASSAYLSTIFIRHPDMLDTLVRSDLAATRRSPAELRDELAGLIAASPDFESKLDALRAFRHQEFLRIAIADLAGDLELFDVQRELTSLAETVLDEAMSLARIQTEARFPIPATMRLCAIAMGRLGASEMSYNSDLDLIFVYDDRAEVAAGSREIASRITQKLIAILESRTREGYAYKLDLRLRPSGNAGPLVTSLAGFRDYHRQSSAVWERQALVRARVITGDRELGREVEAARQEFVYGRGLTAAEVGEIAAMRRRMEKEIGAENKTRLNIKQGRGGLVDVEFLAQMMALSHGHRSPELRVRDTMGLLEALDGLHLLTPADAAVLEDGYRFLSRLENRLRIESDQPAWAVPTSVVALRPLARRMGFEGRSGAARMLAELAQRRDRIRAIFERYFAAEQARGA
- a CDS encoding TonB-dependent receptor plug domain-containing protein, whose amino-acid sequence is MQFSSWILSTIVAISLFAPIARAQEPASAPSPAQTQTKSAPAKPKAAPPATPPKKQEAQKLNPVVVTATRIEQPIADIGTTITVVEDPQIQEQKIDRVGDVLRQVPGLQVTQSGSPGSVTDVSIRGATSAQTLILVDGVEVNSGATGGFDLANLTTDNLDRIEVLRGAGGSLYGSQAIGGVVNVLSREGEGAPTASLVSAGGNRATSQQVATVSGADGNLHYSGAVSYFSTEGFRPVNDNSDNLSLSSRLDYHLGDDTVIRGFARYSASNVSLPNFLVFDGVPLDPTAHDRNEFMLFKGEVEHHFGENLMVRASAFFVRQDLRLNAPPFPAGKVFGAPYFETDSIPDETRGGLAEAIYTWTEGFRTVAGFDFKDRWVRSGSSCTFCEPVSPFGAGTTTFHARRQEYAGYLEQEGSFLDGHLLVTGGFRVDGNSQFGKEVSPAWSVAIPITKISTTLRGSYSEGFRAPAFNELYYPNYGNPNLQPEISSEYDGGFTTNFGERASLTATYFSRRVHNLIVTVPCKYGPSCLFGAEAGNAARVDVQGVEVVPSLTIVKGLTLSGNVTVLDETHKDAPLNFAKAFLTPPRPLRVAKHTASALLQYVRSANFLPNDRITASVNYIFVGDRDDITVSGVPPIANHAAYNLVSAVVSYAMGIPLSHVNNEEVFARVSNLMDRDYSEAFGFPAPTINVLAGVKLDFD
- the cobT gene encoding nicotinate-nucleotide--dimethylbenzimidazole phosphoribosyltransferase, with translation MSLLDQTIASILPLDNEAAWAADARLNSLTKPPRSLGHLEELVRRYAAIRHDESVKSGRGAIAVFVADHGVADEGVSAFPQAVTAEMLRNIAAGGAAISVLARRFGYPLKVVDVGVKIDTSTEPLKGVTYRRVGAGTRNFLDGPAMTPEDTTRALEVGIDIARGLADSGATLIGIGEMGIANSTPAAAILSALTAIPPDSMVGRGTGLDDAGVRRKIEVVVRALELHRAATASGQSMLAALGGFEIAAMAGVCIGGAALNVPIVVDGFIATAAAAVAEKIHPGLFDHLFFSHRSSEGGHALALEHFKLRPILDLDLRLGEGTGAALAMNVIESALDLFHNMATFAGAGVSGKVR
- the bluB gene encoding 5,6-dimethylbenzimidazole synthase; this encodes MPADAPNRHAFTDALKRGLYEAIFRRRDIREFISDPIPDDVLARVLTAAHHAASVGFTQPWDFIVVRSLERRRRVKDIFENERQKNAAQFSGERREKYLSLKLEGILEAPLNLIVTCKPNRFGPAVLGKTSIRDVEIYSACLAVENLWLTARAEGLGMGWVSIMRNDALAEIFGIPDDVIPIAYLCLGYVRAFPDRPVLASAQWADRLPPRSLIHFDSWSDASERSSTAADSLLRKIDDHSIWLAIFPEDSPDRPPSRD